A single window of Leptolyngbya ohadii IS1 DNA harbors:
- a CDS encoding DUF423 domain-containing protein, which yields MQVFLTIAAVLGGLSVAAGAFGAHALEGKLTDRYQEVFETAARYQMYHALALVAVAILLTRPEAAQNLLNAAGIAFIVGVVLFCGSLYALSFSGVKILGAVAPIGGFAFIIGWGCLAASAWAMK from the coding sequence ATGCAGGTTTTTCTGACGATCGCCGCAGTCCTGGGCGGATTATCCGTGGCGGCGGGTGCGTTTGGTGCCCATGCCCTGGAAGGAAAACTGACCGATCGCTACCAGGAGGTCTTTGAGACGGCGGCTCGCTATCAGATGTATCATGCCCTGGCACTCGTCGCCGTTGCCATTCTGCTCACCCGTCCCGAAGCGGCTCAAAATCTGCTAAACGCAGCAGGTATTGCCTTTATCGTCGGGGTAGTGCTGTTCTGCGGCAGTCTCTACGCCCTCAGTTTCTCCGGAGTCAAGATTCTGGGAGCCGTTGCGCCGATCGGTGGCTTTGCCTTCATCATTGGCTGGGGCTGTCTGGCGGCAAGTGCCTGGGCAATGAAGTAA
- a CDS encoding thioredoxin family protein — translation MSSVVTISDTEFPNEVLSADQPVLVYFWASWCGPCRLMSPVMDWAANQYGDRLKVVKMEIDPNPESVAQCKVEGVPALRLFKDGQLVESIEGAMSKQKVEEFLGAGLN, via the coding sequence ATGAGTAGCGTCGTCACAATTTCGGATACCGAGTTTCCCAATGAAGTCCTGAGTGCCGATCAGCCCGTGCTGGTCTACTTTTGGGCGTCCTGGTGTGGACCCTGTCGGCTGATGTCCCCGGTAATGGACTGGGCAGCCAACCAGTATGGCGATCGTCTCAAAGTCGTCAAAATGGAGATAGACCCCAATCCCGAATCGGTAGCTCAGTGCAAGGTGGAAGGTGTGCCTGCGCTGCGGCTGTTCAAGGATGGACAGCTTGTAGAATCGATCGAAGGCGCAATGAGCAAACAGAAAGTGGAAGAATTCCTGGGCGCTGGGCTGAATTAG
- a CDS encoding LL-diaminopimelate aminotransferase, whose amino-acid sequence MQLADRLSPLQANVFADMDRAKAKARAAGLDVIDLSLGSSDLPTPAPVLDTIARSLQDPSTHGYLLFHGTQAFRRSVAQWYERKFGIAVDPETEVLPLIGSQEGTAHLPLAVLNPGDFALLLDPGYPSHAGGVYLAGGQIYPMPLLAENNFLPVFEDVPTPVLAQARMMVLSYPHNPTTATASIAFFQKAVTFCEQHNLVLVHDFPYVDLYFEGSAPPSVLQADPEKRVSIEFFTMSKSYNMGGFRVGYAIGNAELIRALRQIKAVVDFNQYLGILNGASEALTGDQKPVAQVVETFRQRRDAFVTALNRIGWEVPRPQAAMYVWAKLPDRWSNHSMQFAIDLVEQTGVAVAPGSGFGKSGEGYVRFALVHDPEILETAVDRIAKFING is encoded by the coding sequence ATGCAACTCGCCGATCGCCTTTCTCCCCTGCAAGCCAACGTATTTGCCGATATGGATCGGGCAAAGGCAAAAGCCAGAGCCGCCGGACTCGACGTGATTGATTTGTCCCTCGGTTCTTCTGATTTGCCGACTCCTGCCCCCGTCCTGGACACGATCGCCCGATCGCTCCAAGATCCATCCACCCACGGCTATCTGCTGTTTCACGGCACGCAGGCATTTCGGCGATCGGTTGCCCAGTGGTACGAGCGCAAATTTGGCATCGCCGTTGATCCGGAAACGGAAGTCCTGCCGCTGATTGGCTCCCAGGAAGGCACAGCTCACCTCCCCCTTGCTGTCCTGAATCCCGGCGATTTTGCCCTGCTGCTCGATCCGGGCTACCCCTCCCACGCGGGCGGCGTGTACCTGGCGGGCGGACAAATTTACCCCATGCCGCTACTGGCGGAAAATAACTTCCTGCCTGTATTCGAGGATGTCCCAACTCCCGTACTGGCGCAGGCTCGCATGATGGTGCTGAGCTACCCACACAACCCAACCACCGCCACCGCCTCGATCGCGTTTTTCCAAAAAGCCGTTACCTTCTGCGAACAGCACAATCTAGTTCTCGTGCATGACTTTCCCTACGTGGATCTGTACTTCGAGGGCAGTGCGCCGCCTTCCGTACTTCAGGCAGACCCGGAGAAGCGGGTGTCGATCGAATTTTTTACGATGTCCAAGTCCTACAACATGGGCGGTTTTCGCGTCGGTTATGCGATCGGCAACGCGGAGCTGATCCGGGCACTGCGGCAAATTAAGGCGGTCGTAGACTTTAATCAGTATCTCGGCATTTTGAACGGAGCCAGTGAAGCTCTCACCGGAGATCAGAAACCTGTAGCCCAGGTAGTTGAAACCTTCCGTCAGCGGCGCGATGCCTTTGTGACTGCCCTGAATCGGATTGGTTGGGAAGTACCTCGCCCTCAAGCTGCGATGTATGTGTGGGCAAAGTTACCCGATCGCTGGTCGAATCATTCCATGCAGTTTGCGATCGATCTGGTGGAACAAACGGGAGTGGCTGTGGCACCCGGATCGGGATTTGGTAAATCGGGCGAAGGCTATGTGCGGTTTGCCCTGGTGCATGACCCGGAGATTCTGGAAACGGCAGTCGATCGGATAGCGAAATTTATTAACGGTTAA
- a CDS encoding TIGR04283 family arsenosugar biosynthesis glycosyltransferase: MRVSVIIPTLNESVCLEKNLRQLKQLDPPAHEIFVVDGGSRDSTIAIADAMNISVIHSSAGRAIQMNRGAAAATGDILCFVHADTLVPDDLVTLLQQTLASSEIAGGGFISLMTGKTRTRWITSLHNYLKTYYAPLLFRPHLFLRGLRLLFGDQVMFCRRSIFADCGGFDPALPIMEEADLCLKLVRYGKIRLIDRVVFSSDRRVAKWGFWKANWIYLYVGFLWGIGVSADYLKRFYEDVR; this comes from the coding sequence ATGCGTGTCTCGGTCATTATTCCGACCCTGAATGAATCTGTCTGTCTGGAAAAAAACCTGCGCCAATTGAAGCAGCTTGACCCGCCCGCCCATGAAATTTTTGTAGTGGATGGTGGCAGTCGAGACAGCACGATCGCCATTGCTGATGCGATGAATATTTCGGTGATTCACAGTTCTGCCGGACGAGCGATCCAGATGAATCGGGGGGCGGCAGCGGCAACCGGGGATATTCTCTGCTTTGTCCATGCCGATACACTGGTGCCCGATGATCTGGTGACGCTCCTGCAACAGACGCTCGCGAGTTCTGAAATTGCTGGAGGTGGATTCATTTCCCTGATGACGGGCAAGACACGCACCCGCTGGATTACTTCCCTGCACAACTATCTCAAAACCTACTACGCGCCGCTGCTGTTTCGTCCCCATTTATTTTTGCGCGGACTCAGACTGCTGTTTGGCGACCAGGTGATGTTTTGTAGACGATCGATCTTTGCAGACTGCGGTGGCTTCGATCCAGCACTGCCCATCATGGAGGAGGCAGATTTGTGTCTGAAGCTGGTACGCTACGGCAAAATTCGCCTGATCGATCGCGTGGTGTTTTCCTCCGATCGGCGGGTGGCAAAATGGGGATTTTGGAAGGCGAACTGGATTTATCTGTATGTCGGGTTTTTGTGGGGAATCGGCGTGTCGGCGGATTATCTGAAGCGATTCTATGAGGATGTCCGCTAG
- a CDS encoding helix-turn-helix transcriptional regulator, translating into MYNNLHSIGSLFTSSDSFTSHTENVPNGAKPLSLLQSVLECLGDGILIVTDKGEVIHANRYAQQICRQIGAYSGTKPTLHPAIWRICRSLTKDRNLLDDLTKEPTLRAITLDEELRIQESLIRVRVRWLDLEEVARPCLLITLEDQYESARYRAIAEALKYGLTNRETEVWLLKRIGCTYKQIAAQLHIAEDTVKKHVKNIHARREATECLSS; encoded by the coding sequence ATGTATAACAATCTTCACTCGATCGGGTCGTTGTTTACCTCCTCTGATAGTTTTACAAGCCATACCGAGAATGTGCCCAATGGGGCAAAACCGCTATCGCTCTTGCAGAGCGTTCTAGAGTGTTTAGGCGATGGCATTCTGATTGTGACGGACAAGGGTGAAGTGATTCATGCCAATCGCTATGCCCAACAAATCTGCCGTCAAATTGGAGCCTATTCGGGCACAAAACCCACGCTCCACCCAGCCATCTGGCGCATCTGTCGATCGCTCACAAAAGACCGCAACTTGCTCGACGACCTCACGAAAGAACCGACCCTTCGCGCCATTACCCTTGATGAAGAACTGCGGATTCAGGAATCGCTAATTCGGGTTCGCGTTCGCTGGCTTGACTTAGAAGAAGTTGCCCGTCCCTGTTTGCTGATCACGCTAGAAGACCAGTATGAATCTGCTCGCTATCGGGCGATCGCAGAAGCGTTGAAATATGGACTCACCAATCGCGAAACCGAGGTCTGGCTGCTGAAGCGAATTGGCTGTACCTACAAGCAAATTGCTGCCCAACTGCATATTGCAGAAGACACGGTGAAGAAACACGTTAAGAATATCCATGCCCGACGGGAGGCAACGGAGTGTTTGAGTAGTTAA
- the gmk gene encoding guanylate kinase codes for MGTGRLIVLTGPSGVGKGTIMKALLKRHSDLYLSVSATTRQPRPGEIDGQHYQFVSRIEFERMVAQGELLEWAEFAGNYYGTPRRPVEEKIRQGRLVVLEIELEGARQIRKTFPDALRIFILPPSLDELEYRLRHRAQDSEEAIVRRLSRARAEINAADEFDIQVVNDDLEKTLERIEDALFAPAGV; via the coding sequence ATGGGAACTGGCAGACTGATTGTACTAACTGGACCAAGCGGTGTCGGCAAAGGCACCATCATGAAAGCGCTGCTCAAGCGACATTCTGACCTTTATCTGTCCGTTTCTGCCACAACGCGCCAACCCCGTCCCGGTGAGATTGACGGGCAGCACTATCAGTTTGTGAGCCGTATTGAGTTTGAGCGAATGGTTGCCCAGGGTGAACTGCTGGAATGGGCAGAATTTGCAGGCAACTATTACGGTACGCCACGCCGCCCCGTGGAGGAAAAGATTCGCCAGGGTCGGTTGGTTGTGCTGGAGATTGAGCTAGAGGGTGCCAGACAAATTCGCAAAACTTTCCCTGATGCGCTGCGGATTTTTATTCTGCCTCCGTCCCTGGATGAGCTAGAGTATCGGCTGCGGCATCGTGCCCAGGATTCGGAAGAGGCGATCGTGCGGCGGTTGTCACGGGCAAGGGCGGAAATTAACGCAGCGGACGAGTTTGATATCCAGGTGGTCAACGACGATCTAGAGAAGACGCTCGAACGCATTGAAGATGCTCTGTTTGCTCCCGCAGGCGTTTAA
- the remA gene encoding extracellular matrix/biofilm regulator RemA, whose product MDIRLINIGFGNIVSANRVIAIVSPESAPIKRIIGDAKDGGKLVDATYGRRTRAVIIMDDGHVVLSAIQPETVANRFVIHKEGVVEA is encoded by the coding sequence ATGGATATCCGGCTTATCAACATTGGTTTTGGCAACATTGTTTCTGCAAATCGGGTAATTGCGATCGTCAGCCCGGAGTCTGCTCCCATTAAGCGAATCATCGGCGATGCCAAGGATGGCGGCAAACTGGTAGATGCAACCTACGGACGACGTACTCGCGCCGTGATCATTATGGACGATGGGCATGTTGTGCTTTCGGCAATCCAGCCTGAAACTGTTGCGAATCGCTTTGTGATTCACAAGGAGGGGGTTGTTGAAGCCTAA
- a CDS encoding Rqc2 family fibronectin-binding protein, with the protein MQPVDYTTFQAICAELRQIWLPARLEQVYQRDRYTVCLALRTLNQRGWLTLSWHPQAARMGIGEPPPRTPDTFTFSQQLRHQLGNLALVAIEPLAPWERVADLQFARRPGEAALWHLLVEIQGNYSNVVLTNQDNIIVTAAHQVSSQQSSVRPIQTGQTYEAPPHPAGRTPSLDEGFDRWQERLSLIPDPLRRALIKTYRGLSSALVLSMLQAAELSPDQTTDTLTSKEWARLFDRWQTWLKTLNAEEFQPGWLAQGGYTVLGWGAVRPAESVQQMIDRYYTDQLNHQEFTQLRHQISQRLANLLKKLSQKAQGFRDRLQQSGEADDYREKADLLMAHLHEWQPGMKQIQLADFETGQPVKIPLDPEKNAVQNAQALYKRHQKLKRSKDAIEPLLADVEAEINYLEQVEVGINQVDRYRTSDDLDSLEEIREELIQQGYLEDPEQKYRSSASNANQTNFLRYRTPNQFEVLIGRNNRQNDLLTFRTANDYDLWFHTQEIPGSHVLLRLDPGAVPDEVDLQFTADLAAYYSRARQSDQAPVVYTEPKQVFKPKGAKPGIAIYKQERIIWGQPQKGRSIVESAEAL; encoded by the coding sequence GTGCAACCCGTCGATTACACCACTTTTCAGGCGATTTGTGCTGAACTCAGGCAAATCTGGCTCCCGGCAAGACTGGAGCAGGTTTACCAGCGCGATCGATATACCGTTTGTCTTGCTCTACGAACATTGAATCAGCGGGGCTGGCTGACTCTTTCCTGGCATCCCCAAGCAGCTCGAATGGGAATAGGTGAACCGCCGCCACGCACACCCGATACATTTACCTTCAGTCAGCAGTTGCGGCATCAGTTGGGCAATCTAGCACTGGTCGCGATCGAACCGCTTGCGCCCTGGGAACGGGTGGCGGATTTGCAGTTTGCTCGCCGTCCTGGTGAAGCTGCGCTATGGCATTTGCTGGTCGAGATTCAGGGAAACTACAGCAACGTGGTTCTAACCAATCAGGACAATATTATTGTGACGGCGGCGCATCAGGTGAGTTCCCAGCAGTCAAGTGTTCGTCCCATTCAAACCGGACAGACCTACGAAGCTCCTCCACATCCTGCTGGTCGTACTCCCAGTCTAGACGAAGGATTCGATCGCTGGCAGGAACGCCTGAGCCTAATTCCCGATCCGCTGCGACGGGCATTGATTAAAACCTATCGTGGACTCAGTTCTGCCCTGGTATTATCGATGCTTCAGGCAGCAGAGCTTTCCCCCGATCAGACCACCGATACCCTTACTTCAAAAGAATGGGCGCGGCTGTTCGATCGCTGGCAGACCTGGCTTAAAACCCTTAACGCAGAAGAGTTCCAGCCAGGATGGTTGGCGCAGGGAGGCTATACGGTTTTAGGCTGGGGGGCAGTGCGCCCGGCGGAATCGGTGCAGCAGATGATCGATCGCTACTATACCGATCAGCTCAACCATCAGGAATTTACTCAGCTTCGGCATCAGATCAGCCAGCGTCTCGCCAATTTATTGAAAAAGCTGTCTCAAAAGGCGCAGGGATTTCGCGATCGGCTCCAGCAGTCCGGCGAGGCAGACGACTACCGGGAAAAAGCCGACCTGCTGATGGCACACCTGCACGAATGGCAGCCGGGAATGAAGCAGATCCAGCTTGCGGATTTCGAGACGGGACAGCCTGTTAAAATTCCCCTCGATCCCGAAAAAAATGCCGTCCAGAATGCCCAGGCACTCTACAAACGGCACCAAAAATTAAAGCGTTCTAAAGATGCGATCGAGCCTTTACTCGCAGATGTTGAGGCAGAAATTAACTATTTAGAACAGGTGGAGGTGGGGATTAATCAGGTCGATCGCTACCGCACCTCCGACGATCTCGATTCTTTGGAAGAAATTCGCGAGGAGCTAATCCAGCAAGGCTATTTGGAAGACCCGGAGCAGAAGTACCGCAGCAGTGCCAGCAACGCCAACCAGACAAACTTCCTGCGCTACCGCACCCCCAACCAGTTTGAAGTGCTGATCGGACGCAACAACCGCCAGAACGATCTGCTCACCTTCCGCACTGCCAACGACTACGATTTGTGGTTTCACACCCAGGAAATTCCGGGGAGCCACGTTCTGCTGCGCCTCGATCCGGGTGCAGTTCCCGATGAGGTCGATTTGCAGTTTACCGCCGATCTTGCTGCCTACTACAGCCGTGCCCGTCAGAGCGATCAGGCTCCTGTGGTCTACACCGAACCCAAACAGGTCTTCAAACCCAAAGGGGCAAAACCCGGCATTGCCATCTATAAACAGGAGCGAATTATCTGGGGACAGCCGCAGAAAGGACGATCGATCGTGGAGAGTGCGGAAGCTTTGTAA
- a CDS encoding ABC transporter ATP-binding protein: MASYRNLIHYFRSYWSAVIFSITASSLFEIIDLITPYAIGQILNVLSGQPIDAVLQRLLIPFSTITGLPVDKGLSLAVLLGLIFLVTVVRAPIQPWISHWFHWAIPLRARRDHSIQAVAKILKLPIEFYDENNPGRIAGRVARGLSNHTWTYPEIAGDLIPKLLRIVGIFVVILLIEWRIALLFLASFIFILAFTLRGLKDLIRREEFLDRHMENTESRTSEIITNIKTVKAFATEAAELERQKRRFDRELKVVIDRIHRGYVTLFTWQRFVIQVCVFTILSLTLWTTVRGEVSLGHFVTTLTVSSMAYSELEPISSLAEVFARRYSSMLRYHEFMQLPDGQDSVELEQPEAVRQYEFTGKVHFDRVSFGYDADRPVLKDINLLIQPKQTVALVGRSGSGKSTLVKLLFRYFDPQHGRILIDGQDTRQLDVTGYRRRLAIVHQEVDVFNGTLLDNLTYGNPHATPAEIEEACQIARVDEFVRLLPQGYRTIVGERGVRLSGGQRQRLGIARALLMNPDVLVFDEATSSLDYESERSIQLAMRSILGTRTTIIIAHRLSTVREADQIVVLDQGQIMEVGSHDELLDHGGIYHRLHQLQETGELLV, from the coding sequence ATGGCTAGCTATCGCAACTTAATTCATTACTTCCGATCCTATTGGTCAGCGGTTATCTTCAGCATCACTGCAAGCAGCCTGTTTGAAATCATTGATCTGATCACGCCCTATGCGATCGGACAAATTCTCAATGTGCTTTCCGGACAGCCGATCGATGCTGTTTTGCAGCGGTTGCTAATTCCCTTCTCGACCATCACCGGACTCCCGGTAGATAAAGGACTTTCGCTCGCAGTGCTGCTGGGACTGATCTTTCTGGTGACGGTCGTGCGTGCGCCGATTCAGCCCTGGATTAGCCACTGGTTTCACTGGGCGATTCCTCTGCGGGCACGGCGGGATCACTCGATTCAGGCGGTGGCGAAAATTCTCAAGCTGCCGATCGAGTTCTACGACGAAAATAATCCGGGTCGAATTGCTGGACGGGTGGCACGCGGGCTCTCGAACCATACCTGGACATATCCTGAAATTGCAGGCGATCTGATTCCCAAACTGCTGCGAATCGTCGGCATCTTTGTTGTGATTTTGCTGATCGAATGGCGGATCGCGCTGCTGTTTCTCGCCTCGTTTATCTTTATCCTTGCCTTTACCCTGCGGGGATTGAAAGACCTGATTCGGCGGGAAGAATTCCTCGATCGCCACATGGAAAACACCGAAAGCCGCACCTCGGAAATTATCACCAACATCAAAACGGTGAAGGCATTTGCCACCGAAGCGGCAGAACTGGAGCGGCAAAAGCGGCGATTCGATCGCGAACTCAAAGTGGTGATCGATCGGATTCACCGGGGCTACGTCACCCTGTTTACCTGGCAGCGGTTTGTAATTCAGGTGTGCGTGTTTACCATCCTGTCGCTGACGCTGTGGACAACGGTGCGCGGCGAGGTTTCCCTGGGGCATTTCGTGACGACGCTGACGGTTTCCAGCATGGCATATTCCGAACTGGAGCCGATCAGCTCCCTGGCAGAGGTGTTTGCCCGCCGCTATTCCTCGATGCTGCGCTACCACGAGTTTATGCAGTTGCCCGATGGTCAGGACTCTGTGGAGCTGGAGCAGCCCGAAGCCGTGAGACAGTACGAGTTCACCGGGAAGGTGCATTTCGATCGCGTCTCCTTTGGCTACGATGCCGATCGTCCTGTCCTGAAGGACATCAATTTGCTGATCCAACCCAAGCAAACGGTTGCGCTGGTGGGGCGATCGGGTTCCGGTAAATCGACGCTGGTCAAACTGCTGTTCCGCTACTTCGATCCGCAGCACGGACGCATTCTGATCGATGGACAGGACACCCGCCAACTGGATGTCACGGGCTATCGGCGCAGACTGGCGATCGTCCATCAGGAAGTGGATGTGTTTAACGGGACCCTGCTGGATAACCTCACCTACGGCAATCCCCACGCCACCCCTGCCGAAATCGAGGAAGCCTGTCAAATTGCCAGAGTCGATGAATTTGTGCGGCTGTTGCCCCAGGGCTATCGCACGATCGTCGGTGAACGGGGAGTTAGACTATCCGGCGGTCAGCGTCAGCGGCTGGGTATCGCCAGAGCCTTACTGATGAATCCCGATGTACTGGTATTCGACGAAGCCACGTCCAGCCTCGATTATGAGTCCGAGCGATCGATCCAGCTTGCCATGCGATCGATTCTGGGTACAAGAACCACGATTATCATTGCCCATCGACTAAGTACCGTCCGAGAAGCAGATCAGATTGTGGTGCTGGATCAGGGGCAAATTATGGAGGTGGGCAGTCACGATGAACTGCTGGATCATGGTGGCATCTATCACCGATTGCACCAGCTTCAGGAAACAGGCGAACTGCTCGTCTAA